A window of the Lolium perenne isolate Kyuss_39 chromosome 7, Kyuss_2.0, whole genome shotgun sequence genome harbors these coding sequences:
- the LOC127316933 gene encoding tricin synthase 1 — translation MAPSSDIVANVHSAIDSSNKTLLKSDALYTYILNTTVFPREPECMRDLRLVTDKHPLGYMQSSADEAQLLGMLIKMAGAKKTIEVGVFTGYSLLATALALPADGKVVAIDTDRDCYEVGRPFIEKAGVTHKVDFREGPGLDRLAELLAEQEQEDGGEATYDFAFVDADKPNYVNYHEQLLRLVRVGGTIIYDNTLWGGTVAMPLGTLMSGLDTRFSAAIRDLNGKLAADPRVEVCQLAIADGVTICRRLV, via the exons ATGGCGCCCAGCAGCGACATCGTGGCCAACGTGCACAGCGCCATCGACAGCAGCAACAAGACGCTGCTCAAGAGCGACGCCCTGTACACGTACATCCTCAACACCACCGTGTTCCCCCGCGAGCCCGAGTGCATGCGCGACCTCCGCCTCGTCACCGACAAGCACCCCTT gggaTACATGCAGTCGTCGGCGGACGAGGCGCAGCTGCTGGGGATGCTGATCAAGATGGCGGGCGCCAAGAAGACGATCGAGGTGGGCGTCTTCACCGGCTACTCGCTCCTCGCCACCGCGCTCGCCCTCCCAGCCGACGGCAAGGTGGTGGCCATCGACACCGACCGGGACTGCTACGAGGTGGGCCGCCCCTTCATCGAGAAGGCTGGCGTGACGCACAAGGTGGACTTCCGCGAGGGccccggcctcgaccgcctcgccgagcTCCTCGCCGAGCAGGAGCAGGAGGACGGCGGGGAGGCGACCTACGACTTCGCCTTTGTGGACGCTGACAAGCCCAACTACGTTAACTACCACGAGCAGCTGCTGCGGCTGGTCCGCGTCGGCGGCACCATCATCTACGACAACACGCTCTGGGGCGGCACCGTGGCCATGCCACTCGGCACGCTCATGTCCGGTCTCGACACTAGGTTCTCCGCCGCCATCAGGGACCTCAACGGCAAGCTCGCTGCCGACCCGCGCGTCGAGGTCTGCCAGCTCGCAATCGCCGATGGCGTCACAATCTGCCGCCGCCTCGTCTGA